The region GTTTGCAGGTGTTTGATGCTTTGGCACCCACACAAGTCTCTGCTGTATCTTCCTCTGTCAGAGTGCCCAGGCCTTTTCCTTTCGACAGTCCCTGGTCTCTGACTGCCTCCCCAGCTTCCCTGCAGCCACCCATCTCCATACTAAACATACGCTCCCAGGCGTTGTAGCTTTCtaactgatcagcattcactcGGCTGTCAGtagcctctctctcctcctggtTTGGCTCCTGCTTAAATTCCACctcatcttcatcctcatctTCTTTAATATCAGGGTTATAGATGTCAAACATGTTAAAAGACTTCCCTGTTTGACCACTGGCATCTTTTGTAGCTGCCTTTTTGGCTTCCTCTTTTTCctgcttcttcttcctcctctcttcctcctcctcctcctcctcctcctccacactgATCAGCTCTGGGAACAGTTTCTTCATCTTCATGGAGTGAAACAGGAGGTCCTGGTCTTTCAGGGCCATGGCCAGGTCCAGACATCCTTTCTGCTCTCCTTCCCTGAGCAGGTTTTCATGCAGCTCTGTGTTTGGATGAGAATGGGCGTCATTGACCGGCCATCGGTTCCACTCCATGGAGCAACAGACCACGCTGGCCGGACACACCTGGAGGTGAGCTGCCTGCGAAGAGCGGGGCAGGTGGAGCGGGCAGCCATACTCAGCGTTGAGGCAGGGCACCCTCACGTTAGGGCAGAGCAGCAGGTGATCCTCCTCTTTACACAGGTGGAAGAGAGCTCCACAGAGCAGGCGGCAGGGGATGACCGCACAGCACACAGAGACCTCCACCCGAGCCCTGCAGCGCCGGCTGTAGCAGGAATCACAGTGGACATGCTGTCGCACCCTGGAGGCTGAACAATGACTCTGAGGTGTTTAGGGCAAGGGAGGAACAAATGAAAATGAAGGAACAGATTGATTGAGAAAGAATCAAGAAAATTCACTAAATCAGcacgttttcatttaaaaagcatCATGATGCTTCAACATCTGTTTATCTCACTGACCCCCACAGGTGGGGTGGGGTTAAAACTTGTGCTGTGCAGTCAAAcaatgttcaaaacaaaaagaacttagttttatttgtatttcttgATAAGATCCTGATACCAAATTTGACAAGCTGAAATTAGGGAATATGTGTATAAATTGATGCAGACATGTACAATATCTCAATTTGATGGAATGGTTCCATCATAAATAGACAGGAAGGTCTGGGTTTGAATATTTCACTTTGTGTAGACATCATATAGCTTCAATTAAGAGCCAAAAAAGAATATACTGCATATGATACTGTCAAACAGGGTAAAATAAGATGATTTAAACAACTTTAAAGCTACTTAAGGGGAaataaaagtggaaattggAATCACAATAAAACCATACCATGCTTCAGATCCTATGGCACCAGTTTTGTAGCTGAAGCTGTTGGTTAGTCCTGCAAACAAAGAGGcaactgtaaatataaaatataaaagaaacacaaaatggCAGGACACCGGCAGGGTCCTGTGGCATTAGTCAATGGGCACAGTTAAGTAAAGACTTTAGCCTACCGCTCTAAGTGAATGGAAATGAGAGAAACATGCTCCTTGTACTCCGTCTTGTGCTTTCAAGACCaagtgtctctgtgagtgtgtgtgtgtgtgtgtgtgtgtgtgtgtgtgtgtgtgtgtgtgtgtgtgtgtgtgtgtgtgtgtgtgtgtgtgtgtgtgtgtgtgtgtgtgtgtgtgtgtgtgtgtgtgtgtgtgtgtgtgtgtgtataatataaATAGAGTTGAGAACTGACTACTGACTGAGAAATGTTACACAGGTGGTCAGAGACATGGTTTGGGTTACCAGCCCCTTCAGAGACTCACATCAGTACATCTCTCTCACTTTCTTCCCACTGATTCATGTTGTGGTGCTGCGTGCAATTGATTTCTACCTGCAGAGTGCAAAATGAGTCTTATTTAATATCCAAACAATGTCCTCTAGTGGAGATTTAATCAaaacattttcagtgtgtatttTATTACGGTCATTCCGAAGAAGATAAACTATTTATTCTTCACTGGACACAAGTGCACATTGACTTGGTCACAGGATGAAGACATAGAAAGTATTTAATACAGATTGGTGTCTGTGACTTCAATCCACTGCAGAAactgagggtgggggggggggggggggactgctGCTGCTTGGCTAATTTTATCCTGCCAGTTCAAAGAGCGCAGGGACTAAAAGCAGCGTTATAAAACGAGGAGGAAGCAACAAGTCTGCGGTGGCACCTTGGTAAGAACTTTGACCAGATGAGGTTTGATCTTATTGTGAGTGTCTTTTTTTGTCTAAATTGAAAGCAGTACAGTGAAAGTATTCAGTTATGAAACTGTAGAAGTTAAATGTTTCAGTTGCTTCTAGTGCTCTTCTGATTTACTCTTACAATGCCATAGGACACATCTGAACGATATTATATATAGGCCCATAGTTTAGAATTTACTTTGATTATCAGCTCTTCATTTCACAGTAAGAACATGGAATACGTGTTAATGCATTTTAGTGAGAGGGCTTTGAAGCCATGCTTAGTGCACGATGGACAAAAATTGTTGCATCGGTGAAAAATGTTTCCCAAAACTGTATTTTTGTGCTGTTGATTTGTTGTGTGGCCTCCAGTGTGTCATTGGTTCCCAACATGAAGGGTCATGAGGGGTCATGAGAACTTaataggaaagaaaaaaaaacattaatgctGCTTAAAACTTTTGAGAAGAATTGGATTTTACCATGTCGGGCCTCTAAAACAGGGAGGAAAGAATCAAAGAAGCACTCATTGGTTGACCTGGTCATAATAACATGACATATGCGACCAGTGATGATGGATCACAAACAAACAGGGGTCACAAGCCTATGTGATTCACTATTTAGGGCTGATGTTACAGATTATAGTATGAATCTATATGTCAGTTTTCTGTATTTCTCTTGCAGGATTACAAAACCTCTGATTCAACGTCCTGTAGACATGGTGAGTCACAGGAGATATATAATTCATGGTGTGGAATCAAAGATTATAAAGCCTTGATGCACTATGTTTAATATGCTGTATATGTTGTGAATCTTTCATCCTATTTGGATCCTCtgctcctcttttctttctcatccAATTAGAGTCATCGTTCTCGAGCCTCCAGGGTGCGACAGCATGTCCACTGTGATTCCTGCTACAGCCGGCGCTGCAGGGCTCGGGTGGAGGTCTCTGTGTGCTGTGCGGTCATCCCCTGCCGCCTGCTCTGTGGAGCTCTCTTCCACCTGTGTAAAGAGGAGGATCACCTGCTGCTCTGCCCTAACGTGAGGGTGCCCTGCCTCAACGCTGAGTATGGCTGCCCGCACCACCTGTCCCGCTCCTCGCAGGCAGCTCACCTCCAGGTGTGTCCGGCCAGCGTGGTCTGTTGTTCCATGGAGTGGCTCCGGTGGCCGACTGAtgacacaaacccacacagcaACGACATAGCCCTGCAAGAGAAGGTGCTGAAGGAAAATGAGGGGCAGGGGGAGCCTCTGGATCTTGCCATGACCCTGGTGGATCAGTCAGATCTTTATGGCCGCCTGAAAATGAAGCCTCTCTATCCAGAGCTGATGGAGGCAGAAGAGGAGGAAATAAATGAcgagaagaaagaggagacgGCAATGGGAGGGCTCGTCAATGGTGTCACAGACATAGATACCAAAGAAGGTAAAACGTATTTCATCTATAttttaaacacacaaaataaaacaatgttttgttgttgttgtgttgtgattTTTAGACTTTTCTTTCCTCATCTGTTGTCTTTACATTTCTCCTGTCGGCCTCCACACATCTGTTCCTGCAGAGAATAATGTTGTTGAAGAGGTTGTACAGAATAGTGTGGGGCAATGCTCAGGCatcaacaaagagaaatacGACCTGTGTGAGATGATGTTCGGCATGGAAAAAGGCGGCTGTGCTGTCGCTCAGGCAAACCAAGACAATCCCAAAGAAAAGCCAAAGCCTGGGGAGAAGGtgaaagacaaagacacagagaaagatTATGCGGCTGCAGACACAAGTAAGACAGGACAGGCCCCGTGGCAGGAGGGGGTGCTGGAGCGTCTGGGACAGGAGCTCACCCCACAGGAGTACCACATGTATGTGGTGCATCATGGGCGCATGCTGCTTACCTTCGGACAAATCAAGGCCTGTACGCCGAGGGAGGACGATTTTGTGTATGGCAGCCTGGAGCCTATCCCAGTCCAGACCCTGCGCTCTTTCAAGGTGATGATTTCAAACTACACCTATTAACTGTAAAATAGAACTGTTTTGTTAGCATTATAAGGCGCAAGTGTGCATCAACCGAAATgatgaacacttttttttttttcgagcaTCACCAGGCCTTAAATCTCAAAGGTGTAGCCATAGCAGCAACATTTCTTAAATGTTTACATCCCTTTTTGCCCAAATTCAATATGGTGTCGGGTACTTGTCCACCATCAGTAAGTGAAAAATATAAACTTTTAAGAGTGGAATACAAAGTAGCTAGGAAGCATTCCaaccaaataaaacatttgcccAATACAGCTTTAAAATAAGCATCAACAAAACATACTCCAGACAACCTGACCTAATactaatttacaaaaaaagatgTGTTCACGTTACTCAATTGGCTTATTATTTATTGCTTCCTTTAAGGTCCCTGTAAGCTATCACTACAGCAGGCGGCGGATTCATCAGTACGACACGAGTCGGCCTCCAGGCGAGCCTCGCGGTGTGGACACATCCGACCTCGAAGTCAACGAAGAGGACTGGTTCAGTGATGAAGCAGCAGCCACCCTGCTGGGCTACGCTGAGGTGGAGGTCAGGGGTCACAAGGTCAGTCAGATATTTATAACAGtatgacaaaatatatataaactgcACACATCAGCAGATGAGGGAGATTAAATGGAATTCTGTAAAGCATGACAATTTCATAATTGAACATGATGGTTTATAagctaaataaaataataatagcacCAGCcacaacatttattttctaatcgtaaaaaaataagttctctgtagtgcatttttttttttttatatattaaaacCAGTTTGAAGTCACTTCAAGTTGCTTTTCATATTGTGTGGAAAAGTAAGACATCAGCTCCTGCATACTGTCAACACTTGGTGTTAGTGAATTTATTGAATAGCAACATTTGTGAGGCACTATGGAAATGTGTGGGAAAACAAAGGCCTCATGCAAAAACAGTGGTATGGTCTTTTAACTAGAATGAATCAGGTattgtgattgattttttttcccatgcAGATCAGTGAGTTAAAGGCAGCCGACGGGCTTTACGTCGACGAGGGAACACAGACGCACTGGTTCCGCAAAGCTCCGTTTAAAGCGAAGACGACCCTGGCGGAGGTGATGGTGGACAGGCCGCTGAAGCTTCAtctccagctgcagtcagagaGTGTGAACAGCAGACATAACAGAACCAGCTGTGTCTTCACCTTCCTCTGTGGTCACTCCTTCCTCCGCAGAGAGTTTGCCACACATTTCAGGTGTCTGTAAATACTACTGACCTGGGTGTGTTTGACTGAGTTTGTGGTTTGACCCTCACTAACATTAAAGTAATAAATGTTGATTTGTCACTGAGAATTCAACAGTTGTCAAGAGGATGCAACCAACTGGAAATGTCAACTGGATAAATACTGTTAATGTTGTTCTTAAAGtatattatttcttttcttgtttgtcAAGCAATTCTATTATGTTTtcattcttgtcttttcatagtcatagttaatatttaataataagcttttgcactgttcaatccctgcactgttcacttttgcactaccaccattgcacacactctaccatagcaccttatcatggtcattgcatcACATGGTCAGTCTATACCAGACCTTTGTAATCACTTCAAATAGTACAACTCTttaaatttctgtgagtgatttttatgtatgtgatgtgtatgtgtgtttgttgtgttatggttgtctaagctactggatgcctaaaatttccctctggatgaataaagtatctatctatctatatctatctatctatctatctatctattgtgCATGTAAAATAGGACCAGATGGACATGCAAAGTGTGTTTAATAAGTAAGAGTATTAATCGTCATTTCCTTTCCAGGAATGTCCACAGTGACATCCAGACGGGTCTGAGCGGATGGTTTGAACAGAGATGCCCCCTATCGTATCTGGGATGTACCTACAACCAGAGGAGGTTTCAGCCCTCCACACATAAAGCCACTGTCTCCTACAAGTGAGcacatttccttttcatcagtCCTGTCCAGTGTTCGTTTGAGTGAATGAAATCCTAGTATATTTCTTCCCTACAGTAAACAGCTGAGGAGTTTCAGCTTGCGTCCAACACTTGGAGCCTCAGTAGGTGATGCCTCCTCCCAGACATCCAGCAGCTCAGAGGACTCCTCCACCGCTCAGAGGAAGAGAGGTCGGGGAGGAGAGGACTCTCTGAGCTCGCTGCCCTACGAGGTGCTGTGCCACATGGCCAGTTTCCTGGACAGTCTGTCCCTGTCCCAGCTGGCTCTGGTGTCACAGCTGATGAGGCAGGTGTGCTCCTCTCTGCTGCAGGAGAGAGGGATGGTCACCCTCCGCTGGGAGAAGAAGACCTACTCACATGGAGGAGCCAAGTGGAGGGCCAAACCTGTGAGATAGACGTACTAAATCATCCATTCCATCATGTTAGTGTTTTACAATAACAAATCATACTAACTGTGATCAACgtcttccttttctctc is a window of Perca fluviatilis chromosome 16, GENO_Pfluv_1.0, whole genome shotgun sequence DNA encoding:
- the LOC120575682 gene encoding F-box only protein 40-like — translated: MSHRSRASRVRQHVHCDSCYSRRCRARVEVSVCCAVIPCRLLCGALFHLCKEEDHLLLCPNVRVPCLNAEYGCPHHLSRSSQAAHLQVCPASVVCCSMEWLRWPTDDTNPHSNDIALQEKVLKENEGQGEPLDLAMTLVDQSDLYGRLKMKPLYPELMEAEEEEINDEKKEETAMGGLVNGVTDIDTKEENNVVEEVVQNSVGQCSGINKEKYDLCEMMFGMEKGGCAVAQANQDNPKEKPKPGEKVKDKDTEKDYAAADTSKTGQAPWQEGVLERLGQELTPQEYHMYVVHHGRMLLTFGQIKACTPREDDFVYGSLEPIPVQTLRSFKVPVSYHYSRRRIHQYDTSRPPGEPRGVDTSDLEVNEEDWFSDEAAATLLGYAEVEVRGHKISELKAADGLYVDEGTQTHWFRKAPFKAKTTLAEVMVDRPLKLHLQLQSESVNSRHNRTSCVFTFLCGHSFLRREFATHFRNVHSDIQTGLSGWFEQRCPLSYLGCTYNQRRFQPSTHKATVSYNKQLRSFSLRPTLGASVGDASSQTSSSSEDSSTAQRKRGRGGEDSLSSLPYEVLCHMASFLDSLSLSQLALVSQLMRQVCSSLLQERGMVTLRWEKKTYSHGGAKWRAKPVWEFSHLFSSVDSWHMADIPPISAHLKVCPYYETSLHSEPVPLPSMSDKQKCSQERLSLVDQFTGNRWQQ